The proteins below are encoded in one region of Lytechinus pictus isolate F3 Inbred chromosome 11, Lp3.0, whole genome shotgun sequence:
- the LOC129258552 gene encoding uncharacterized protein LOC129258552 gives MFSNRCRDLSQIFILITLTYVKSESVYNRCNMDLSKLIEVGEKFGLGGNELKSFVTAEQKRARDERAEQLELKRREKEVAEIQLEIEREKRNARESNGSEMNLSQVVANKAKAPKLPTFYEERDDIDSYLQRFERYAKSQNWPETDWAINLSTLLTGSALEVFTQLSCDDGNNFKILKNALLKRFHLTEDGFRSKFATGKPHTGETGHQYATRMENYLDRWIELAGIKLTFQDLKDLILRGQYIEGCHRDLVIFLKERQPTTMQQTVTLVDHYLDARGGYFKTQVPPRQPMQPGTSKRNEGKPLSSQAKSFQENNKQKTCFNCRQIGHLARNCPASAPKQPLCYLCRKTGHYAKDCRFTSTKAAGLMTAEETTIPGANHQEWTPHDSEVFEPQMTQTYPGRLNSMEYVPWRQELNEGTERSHTGH, from the exons ATGTTTTCAAATAGATGTAGGGACCTCtcgcaaattttcattttgataactTTAACCTATGTAAAGTCAGAGAGCGTATATAATAGGTGTAACATGGATTTGAGTAAGTTGATTGAAGTAGGGGAAAAGTTTGGATTAGGTGGAAACGAATTAAAGTCATTTGTGACGGCGGAACAGAAAAGAGCAAGAGATGAGAGAGCAGAGCAGCTCGAAttgaaaaggagagaaaaggaagtGGCAGAGATACAGCTAGAGATTGAACGCGAAAAGCGCAATGCCCGCGAAAGTAATGGTTCTGAAATGAACCTTTCACAGGTTGTAGCTAACAAAGCGAAAGCGCCGAAACTGCCTACTTTCTATGAAGAGAGAGATGACATTGATTCTTACCTCCAAAGGTTTGAAAGATATGCCAAAAGTCAAAATTGGCCTGAAACTGACTGGGCCATAAATCTGAGTACTTTGCTTACAGGTAGTGCGTTAGAGGTATTTACTCAGTTGTCGTGTGATGATGGAAATAACTTCAAAATATTGAAGAATGCCCTTTTGAAAAGATTTCACTTAACTGAAGATGGATTTAGATCAAAATTTGCTACAGGAAAACCGCACACAGGAGAGACGGGACATCAATATGCTACCCGAATGGAAAACTACCTTGATAGGTGGATCGAACTTGCAGGTATCAAATTGACATTTCAGGATCTCAAGGACCTAATTCTTAGAGGTCAATACATCGAAGGCTGTCATCGAGATCTTGTAATTTTCCTGAAGGAACGCCAACCAACAACCATGCAACAGACGGTAACCCTGGTAGATCACTACCTTGATGCAAGGGGTGGGTATTTTAAAACACAGGTTCCTCCTAGACAGCCAATGCAGCCTGGTACGTCAAAGAGAAACGAAGGTAAGCCTCTTTCATCCCAAGCTAAATCTTTCCaagaaaataacaaacaaaaaacttgCTTTAATTGTCGCCAAATAGGTCATCTTGCAAGGAATTGTCCAGCTAGTGCCCCCAAGCAGCCCCTTTGTTACCTTTGTCGTAAAACAGGCCACTACGCTAAGGACTGCCGTTTTACTTCTACAAAAGCAGCAGGGCTGATGACAGCAGAAGAGACAACCATACCAGGGGCTAATCACCAAGAATGGACACCTCATGACTCAGAA GTGTTCGAGCCGCAGATGACCCAGACCTATCCTGGTCGCCTAAATTCCATGGAATATGTGCCGTGGAGACAAGAGCTCAACGAAGGGACCGAGAGAAGCCATACCGGGCATTAA